In Streptomyces seoulensis, the following are encoded in one genomic region:
- a CDS encoding cyclic nucleotide-binding domain-containing protein produces the protein MTTTTMTTALEPPQRERLMELAREVSFPAGTRLFEEGRRADRFWIVRTGTVCLDLRVPGRRPAVVESLGHGELVGWSWHFTPCVWHLGGEAMSPVRAWEFDAETVRARCAEDPAFGRAVTTWVGRVVAHRLHSSRVRLLDLYAPYGSGGLV, from the coding sequence ATGACCACGACCACCATGACCACGGCCCTGGAACCGCCGCAGCGCGAGCGGCTGATGGAGCTGGCCCGTGAGGTCTCCTTCCCGGCCGGCACCCGGCTCTTCGAGGAGGGGCGGCGCGCCGACCGGTTCTGGATCGTGCGCACCGGCACCGTCTGTCTCGACCTCCGTGTCCCCGGCCGCCGCCCGGCCGTCGTGGAGTCCCTCGGCCACGGCGAACTCGTCGGCTGGTCCTGGCACTTCACGCCCTGCGTCTGGCATCTGGGCGGCGAGGCGATGAGCCCGGTGCGGGCCTGGGAGTTCGACGCGGAGACGGTACGCGCCCGCTGCGCCGAGGACCCCGCGTTCGGTCGGGCGGTCACCACCTGGGTCGGCCGGGTGGTCGCCCACCGCCTGCACTCCTCCCGCGTCCGCCTCCTCGACCTGTACGCCCCCTACGGCAGCGGCGGGCTGGTCTGA
- a CDS encoding NUDIX hydrolase family protein, which produces MTETTPGWLSTDELEMARARMPILYVEAVPVRVDDSGEVTSIGLLLRIGPDGTVSRTLVSGRVLHHERVRDALLRHLEKDLGPVALPRVPVATQPFTVAEYFPTAGVTPYHDPRQHAVSLAYIVPVTGDCRPRQDALDLVWFTPQEAASAALHDEMPGGHGALLKQALAHVGIVF; this is translated from the coding sequence ATGACCGAGACCACGCCCGGCTGGCTGAGCACGGACGAGCTGGAGATGGCCAGGGCCCGGATGCCGATCCTGTACGTCGAGGCCGTGCCCGTGCGGGTGGACGACAGCGGTGAAGTCACCAGTATCGGGCTGCTGTTGCGCATCGGCCCGGACGGCACCGTCAGCCGCACCCTGGTCTCCGGCCGCGTCCTGCACCACGAGCGGGTGCGCGACGCGCTGCTGCGGCACCTGGAGAAGGATCTCGGCCCGGTCGCGCTGCCCCGGGTCCCGGTCGCCACACAGCCGTTCACGGTCGCGGAGTACTTCCCGACGGCCGGTGTCACCCCGTACCACGACCCGCGTCAGCACGCGGTGTCGCTCGCCTACATCGTGCCGGTGACCGGTGACTGCCGTCCCCGGCAGGACGCGCTGGACCTCGTCTGGTTCACTCCGCAGGAGGCGGCCTCGGCGGCGTTGCACGACGAGATGCCCGGCGGCCACGGCGCCCTGCTGAAGCAGGCGCTGGCGCACGTGGGCATCGTCTTCTAG
- the cobF gene encoding precorrin-6A synthase (deacetylating) — translation MRKIHVIGIGAGDPDQLTLQAVRAMRGTDVFFLLDKGEVKSDLTRLRRDILDAQLPEGSYRVVAARDPERDRRAGGAAYSPAVGDWRTARAGIYERLIAEEVAEDGTGAFLVWGDPALYDSTLGILEEVLAAGAVEFTYDVVPGISSVSALVARHRTGLNRVARPVQITTGRRLAEGFPAGVDDVVVMLDAHQAFREYAGEDIDIYWGAYIGTPDEILVSGPLAEAGPEIERVRAEARERKGWIMDTYLLRRNPRGE, via the coding sequence GTGCGAAAGATTCATGTCATCGGTATCGGTGCGGGCGACCCCGACCAGCTCACGTTGCAGGCGGTCAGGGCGATGCGTGGCACGGACGTGTTCTTCCTGCTCGACAAGGGCGAGGTGAAGAGTGATCTGACGCGGCTGCGCCGGGACATCCTGGACGCGCAGCTGCCCGAGGGGTCGTACCGGGTGGTGGCGGCCCGGGACCCGGAGCGGGACCGGAGGGCGGGCGGTGCGGCCTACTCGCCGGCCGTCGGGGACTGGCGGACCGCCCGAGCGGGGATCTACGAGCGGCTCATCGCGGAGGAGGTCGCGGAGGACGGTACGGGCGCGTTCCTGGTGTGGGGCGACCCCGCGCTGTACGACAGCACGCTCGGCATCCTGGAAGAGGTGCTGGCGGCGGGCGCGGTGGAGTTCACGTACGACGTGGTGCCCGGCATCAGCAGTGTCTCCGCGCTGGTCGCCCGGCACCGGACCGGCCTGAACCGGGTGGCGCGGCCGGTGCAGATCACCACCGGGCGGCGGCTCGCGGAGGGGTTCCCGGCGGGGGTGGACGACGTGGTGGTGATGCTCGACGCGCACCAGGCGTTCCGGGAGTACGCCGGGGAGGACATCGACATCTACTGGGGCGCGTACATCGGCACCCCGGACGAGATCCTGGTCTCCGGGCCGCTCGCGGAGGCCGGTCCGGAGATCGAGCGGGTGCGGGCGGAGGCGCGGGAGCGCAAGGGCTGGATCATGGACACGTATCTGCTGCGCAGGAACCCCCGGGGGGAATGA
- a CDS encoding alpha/beta hydrolase, with translation MTDVRAHIRQGVHGALHVRAWPHPAPRYLALLVHGYGEHAGRYDEVAGVLTGHGAAVYAPDHLGHGRSAGERAVIEDFEDVVTDLRAAADLARAEHTGLPLVMVGHSMGGLIAARYAQRYGSELSALVLSGPVIGAWELPRRLLALDEIPDVPVGPAALSRDPAVGAAYAADPLVWHGPMKRPTLVAFERGLAAVAEGGDLGDLPVLWLHGDDDRLVPIEGSRVGVERLGAGRATERVFPGARHEVFHETDRAKVFAEVTGFLDSVLV, from the coding sequence ATGACCGACGTACGCGCCCACATCCGCCAGGGCGTCCACGGCGCGCTGCACGTCCGCGCCTGGCCGCACCCGGCGCCCCGCTACCTCGCCCTGCTGGTGCACGGGTACGGCGAGCACGCGGGCCGGTACGACGAGGTCGCCGGGGTGCTCACCGGCCACGGCGCGGCGGTGTACGCCCCCGACCACCTCGGGCACGGCAGGTCGGCCGGTGAGCGGGCGGTGATCGAGGACTTCGAGGACGTGGTGACCGACCTCCGCGCGGCGGCGGACCTGGCCCGCGCCGAACACACAGGTCTGCCGCTGGTCATGGTGGGCCACTCCATGGGCGGCCTGATCGCGGCGCGCTACGCCCAGCGGTACGGGTCCGAGCTGAGCGCGCTGGTGCTGTCCGGGCCGGTGATCGGCGCGTGGGAGCTGCCGAGGCGGCTGCTGGCGCTGGACGAGATCCCGGACGTGCCGGTCGGCCCGGCCGCGCTCTCCCGCGACCCGGCGGTGGGCGCGGCCTACGCCGCCGACCCGCTGGTGTGGCACGGCCCCATGAAACGGCCGACCCTTGTGGCGTTCGAGCGGGGGCTGGCGGCCGTGGCGGAGGGCGGCGACCTCGGTGACCTGCCGGTGCTGTGGCTGCACGGTGACGACGACCGGCTGGTCCCGATCGAGGGCAGCCGCGTGGGCGTGGAACGCCTCGGCGCCGGCCGCGCCACCGAGCGCGTCTTCCCCGGCGCCCGTCACGAGGTCTTCCACGAGACCGACCGCGCGAAGGTCTTCGCGGAGGTGACGGGCTTCCTGGACTCGGTGCTGGTCTAG
- a CDS encoding long-chain-fatty-acid--CoA ligase has protein sequence MATLSVAAILAENARRRPDRTALVEGDLRLTFAEAWRRSLAQAGALTALGVRPGDRVALMAPNTAEFPLAYYAAMAVGGVVVPVHLLLSATEVQHVLKDSGAGLLLAHPAQEATARAAAEPLGIRVVVLGEELDKLAVDAEPPHSYVTRSADDPAVVFYTSGTTGVPKGAVLSHFNIVMNATVNAFDANDIRPDDIVLGALPLFHAFGQTVSLNSTWRAGATLVLMPRFDAARAIEIMVAERVNTFHGVPTMFVSLAAVAAGAAALPELRLCISGGASLPVAVLERFESAFGAQICEGYGLSETSPAATVNQPVFGTRAGTIGHPLWGVDAEIAQADVEDRVELLPAGELGEVVIRGHNVFSGYLGRPEATAEALVDGWFRTGDLGTKDEDGFLRIVDRKKDVIIRGGYNVYPREVEEVLARHPEIAQVAVIGLPDELHGEEICAVVVPAPGATPDAAAITGWSKEHLGKHKYPRRVEFTDELPLGPSMKVLKRELRARYTAR, from the coding sequence ATGGCAACCCTGTCCGTCGCCGCCATCCTGGCCGAGAACGCCCGCCGCCGCCCCGACCGGACGGCCCTCGTCGAGGGCGACCTGCGCCTCACCTTCGCCGAAGCCTGGCGGCGCTCCCTCGCCCAGGCCGGCGCACTCACCGCCCTCGGCGTACGGCCGGGCGACCGGGTCGCCCTGATGGCCCCCAACACCGCCGAGTTCCCGCTCGCCTACTACGCGGCCATGGCGGTCGGCGGTGTCGTCGTCCCCGTCCACCTGCTGCTCTCCGCCACCGAGGTGCAGCACGTCCTCAAGGACAGCGGCGCCGGCCTGCTGCTCGCCCACCCCGCCCAGGAGGCCACCGCCCGCGCGGCCGCCGAGCCCCTCGGCATCCGCGTGGTCGTCCTCGGCGAGGAGCTGGACAAGCTCGCGGTCGACGCCGAGCCGCCGCACTCCTACGTCACCCGGTCCGCCGACGACCCGGCCGTCGTCTTCTACACCAGCGGCACCACCGGCGTCCCGAAGGGCGCCGTGCTCAGCCACTTCAACATCGTGATGAACGCGACCGTCAACGCCTTCGACGCCAACGACATCCGCCCCGACGACATCGTCCTCGGCGCGCTGCCGCTGTTCCACGCCTTCGGGCAGACGGTCTCCCTCAACTCCACCTGGCGCGCGGGCGCGACGCTCGTCCTGATGCCCCGCTTCGACGCCGCCCGCGCGATCGAGATCATGGTCGCCGAGCGGGTCAACACCTTCCACGGTGTCCCCACCATGTTCGTCTCCCTGGCCGCCGTCGCGGCCGGCGCCGCCGCCCTGCCCGAGCTGCGGCTGTGCATCTCCGGCGGCGCCTCGCTGCCGGTGGCGGTGCTGGAGAGGTTCGAGTCGGCGTTCGGCGCGCAGATCTGCGAGGGGTACGGCCTGTCGGAGACCTCCCCGGCCGCCACCGTCAACCAGCCCGTCTTCGGCACCCGCGCCGGCACCATCGGCCACCCGCTGTGGGGTGTGGACGCCGAGATCGCGCAGGCGGACGTCGAGGACCGGGTCGAACTCCTCCCGGCCGGTGAGCTGGGCGAGGTCGTCATCCGGGGCCACAACGTCTTCTCCGGCTACCTCGGCCGCCCCGAGGCCACCGCGGAGGCGCTGGTCGACGGCTGGTTCCGCACCGGCGACCTCGGCACCAAGGACGAGGACGGCTTCCTGCGGATCGTCGACCGCAAGAAGGACGTCATCATCCGCGGCGGCTACAACGTCTACCCCCGCGAGGTCGAGGAGGTGCTCGCCCGGCACCCGGAGATCGCCCAGGTCGCCGTCATCGGGCTCCCCGACGAGCTGCACGGCGAGGAGATCTGCGCGGTCGTCGTCCCCGCACCGGGCGCCACCCCCGACGCCGCCGCGATCACCGGGTGGTCCAAGGAGCACCTCGGCAAGCACAAGTACCCCCGCCGCGTGGAGTTCACGGACGAACTCCCGCTCGGCCCCAGCATGAAGGTGCTCAAGCGCGAACTGCGCGCCCGCTACACCGCCCGCTGA
- a CDS encoding universal stress protein, protein MDEPIVVGVDGSASSLRAVDWGAEEAALRGAPLRLVYASLWERYEGELIAQELNRPVEEVMARDVVGTAEARARSRRPGVEVTTDVLAGEPEYALVRESGTARAMVVGSRGRGGFTEALLGSVSLTVAGHAHCPVFVLRDAPEDEVPGGSPRIVLAVGDKPSDATAVRFAAQEAELRGLPLEAVRAWRRPSGPFTGHDAAESDPEEAARAVVAEALRDVPEGVATIIRTPEGHTRDALVEAARGATLLVVGAHPRHGGFGLQLGRVAHGVLHRAPCPVAVVPEPA, encoded by the coding sequence ATGGACGAGCCGATCGTGGTCGGTGTGGACGGTTCCGCGTCCAGCCTGCGCGCCGTGGACTGGGGCGCCGAGGAGGCGGCCCTGCGCGGGGCGCCGCTGCGCCTGGTGTACGCCTCGCTCTGGGAGCGTTACGAGGGTGAGCTGATCGCCCAGGAGCTGAACCGTCCCGTCGAGGAGGTCATGGCCAGGGACGTGGTCGGCACCGCCGAGGCACGGGCCCGGTCGCGGCGGCCCGGTGTGGAGGTCACCACGGATGTGCTGGCCGGCGAACCGGAGTACGCGCTGGTCCGGGAGAGCGGCACGGCCCGCGCGATGGTGGTGGGCAGCCGGGGGCGCGGCGGGTTCACCGAGGCGCTGCTCGGCTCGGTGAGCCTGACGGTCGCCGGGCACGCGCACTGCCCGGTGTTCGTGCTGCGCGACGCCCCGGAGGACGAGGTGCCCGGCGGTTCGCCGCGGATCGTGCTGGCGGTCGGCGACAAGCCGTCGGACGCGACCGCCGTCCGGTTCGCGGCCCAGGAGGCGGAACTGCGCGGGCTCCCGCTGGAGGCGGTACGCGCCTGGCGGCGGCCCTCGGGCCCCTTCACCGGCCACGACGCGGCCGAGAGCGATCCGGAGGAGGCGGCGCGGGCGGTGGTGGCCGAGGCCCTGCGGGACGTGCCGGAGGGGGTGGCGACGATCATCCGTACCCCGGAGGGCCACACCCGGGACGCCCTGGTGGAGGCGGCGCGGGGCGCGACCCTGCTCGTGGTCGGCGCGCACCCCCGGCACGGCGGCTTCGGCCTCCAGCTCGGCCGGGTCGCCCACGGTGTGCTGCACCGCGCGCCCTGCCCGGTCGCGGTGGTCCCGGAACCGGCGTAG
- a CDS encoding universal stress protein: protein MPRTVTAGLDGSAESRAAVEWAAREAVLRGLPLRLVQVWEPLPDPLAQAPLLGAEAEQDWIERPPEESAEGLRRRHPGLEVIAERVTGDPVDVLCETAGTSELLALGSRGLGGLHGFLVGSVGLAVTGHADCPVVLVREGEQAPDEHRADPTGIPSAATPFRPVVLGLDITAPNAALLEFAFGAAALRVVYAWMPQPPPSNETPGYAYEAEAAPVTAQALEPRNAFMLGRALEPWRESFPDVDVAEAAVEGSAGSVLVDASRDACLVVVGRRARKARLGAHLGHVAHAVLHHSPAPVAVVPHA, encoded by the coding sequence ATGCCCCGGACCGTGACCGCGGGACTGGACGGCTCCGCCGAGAGCCGGGCCGCCGTCGAGTGGGCGGCGCGCGAGGCGGTGCTGCGCGGGCTGCCGCTGCGGCTCGTACAGGTGTGGGAGCCGCTGCCGGACCCGCTGGCGCAGGCCCCGCTGCTGGGTGCCGAGGCCGAGCAGGACTGGATCGAGCGGCCGCCGGAGGAGAGCGCGGAGGGGCTGCGGCGGCGCCATCCCGGCCTGGAGGTGATCGCCGAGCGGGTTACCGGCGACCCGGTGGACGTGCTGTGCGAGACCGCCGGGACCTCCGAGCTGCTGGCGCTCGGCTCACGCGGCCTGGGCGGGCTGCACGGCTTCCTCGTGGGCTCGGTCGGCCTGGCGGTCACCGGGCACGCCGACTGCCCGGTGGTCCTGGTCAGGGAGGGCGAGCAGGCCCCCGACGAGCACCGGGCCGACCCCACGGGCATCCCGTCGGCCGCGACCCCGTTCCGGCCGGTGGTGCTGGGCCTGGACATCACCGCGCCGAACGCGGCCCTGCTGGAGTTCGCCTTCGGCGCCGCCGCGCTGCGGGTGGTGTACGCCTGGATGCCGCAGCCCCCGCCCTCGAACGAGACCCCCGGCTACGCCTACGAGGCGGAGGCGGCCCCGGTCACCGCGCAGGCGCTGGAGCCGCGCAACGCGTTCATGCTGGGCCGGGCGCTGGAGCCCTGGCGGGAGTCGTTCCCGGACGTCGACGTGGCCGAGGCGGCCGTCGAGGGCAGTGCCGGGTCCGTGCTGGTGGACGCCTCCCGCGACGCCTGTCTGGTCGTGGTCGGCCGGCGGGCGCGCAAGGCCCGCCTCGGCGCCCACCTCGGGCATGTCGCGCACGCCGTGCTGCACCACTCCCCCGCCCCCGTCGCCGTCGTCCCGCACGCCTGA
- a CDS encoding cobalt-precorrin-6A reductase, with protein sequence MSAHVLILGGTTEARRLATALSARPGLRVTTSLAGRVSRPGAVDGEVRIGGFGGAAGLADWLRAHRVTALVDATHPFAELITANAAEAARATGVPHAVLRRPGWDLADDWYPVASLEEAARLVPRLGQRVFLSTGRLGLAAFAELTDTQFVIRSVEPPEPPLPPHRELVLARGPFTLADELDLLRTHRVDVLVTKDSGGAATAAKLAAARALSLPVVVVRRPELPSDVRALPDVDGVLGWLAGIIPPGGSCAADTCP encoded by the coding sequence ATGTCCGCGCACGTCCTGATCCTCGGCGGCACCACCGAGGCCCGCCGCCTCGCCACCGCCCTCTCCGCCCGCCCCGGTCTCCGGGTCACCACCTCCCTCGCCGGGCGGGTGAGCCGGCCGGGAGCGGTCGACGGCGAGGTCCGCATCGGCGGGTTCGGGGGCGCGGCGGGGCTGGCCGACTGGCTGCGCGCCCACCGGGTGACCGCACTGGTGGACGCGACCCACCCCTTCGCGGAGCTGATCACCGCGAACGCGGCGGAGGCGGCTCGGGCGACCGGAGTTCCGCACGCGGTCCTGCGCCGCCCCGGCTGGGACCTCGCCGACGACTGGTACCCGGTGGCCTCCCTGGAAGAGGCTGCACGGCTCGTACCCCGCCTGGGACAAAGGGTGTTCCTCAGCACGGGACGGCTCGGACTGGCCGCCTTCGCGGAGCTGACGGACACTCAGTTCGTGATCCGCTCGGTGGAACCACCGGAGCCGCCCCTGCCCCCGCACCGCGAACTGGTCCTCGCGCGCGGCCCGTTCACCCTCGCCGACGAGCTGGACCTGCTCCGGACGCACCGCGTCGACGTACTGGTGACGAAGGACAGCGGGGGAGCGGCGACGGCAGCGAAACTCGCCGCCGCCCGCGCGCTCTCGCTGCCCGTGGTCGTCGTACGCCGCCCCGAACTCCCCTCCGACGTACGGGCGTTGCCGGACGTGGACGGCGTACTGGGCTGGCTGGCCGGGATCATTCCCCCCGGGGGTTCCTGCGCAGCAGATACGTGTCCATGA
- a CDS encoding response regulator: MPETRTFTEQDPVRVFLLDDHEVVRRGLADLLDAEPDIAVVGEADTAAHALTRGPALRPHVAVLDVRLPDGDGITVCRELRDRVPGLACLMLTSFDDEDALLDAIMAGAAGYVLKQIKGSDLVSAVRTVASGQSMLDPATTARLMRSLRADPAGTAPALPPELEALSPRERDILALIGDGLTNREIGKRLYLSEKTVKNHISRLLAKLGVQRRVQAAVLASQLDPQQPR; this comes from the coding sequence ATGCCCGAGACACGTACCTTCACGGAGCAGGACCCCGTCCGGGTCTTTCTGCTGGACGACCACGAGGTGGTCCGCCGGGGGCTCGCCGATCTGCTGGACGCCGAACCCGACATCGCCGTGGTCGGCGAGGCCGACACCGCCGCGCACGCCCTCACCCGCGGCCCCGCGCTGCGCCCGCACGTCGCCGTGCTCGACGTACGCCTGCCCGACGGCGACGGCATCACCGTCTGCCGGGAACTGCGCGACCGCGTACCGGGCCTGGCCTGCCTGATGCTGACCTCGTTCGACGACGAGGACGCCCTGCTCGACGCCATCATGGCCGGGGCCGCCGGATACGTGCTGAAGCAGATCAAGGGCTCCGACCTGGTCTCCGCCGTGCGCACGGTCGCCTCCGGGCAGTCGATGCTGGACCCCGCGACCACCGCCCGGCTGATGCGCTCGCTGCGCGCCGACCCGGCCGGGACCGCGCCCGCGCTGCCGCCCGAGCTGGAGGCACTCTCGCCCCGCGAGCGGGACATCCTCGCCCTGATCGGGGACGGTCTCACCAACCGGGAGATCGGCAAGCGGCTCTACCTGTCCGAGAAGACGGTCAAGAACCACATCTCCCGGCTGCTCGCCAAGCTCGGCGTCCAGCGCCGGGTCCAGGCCGCGGTACTCGCCTCGCAGCTCGACCCCCAGCAGCCGCGCTGA
- a CDS encoding Cof-type HAD-IIB family hydrolase — protein sequence MSATPAPLLDVPGEPSGPADIRLVVTDMDGTLLDDDKRPPAALRPLLAELRRRGVLFSPASGRQYATLAEEFADVAEGMVFIAENGTYVVRDGVELSSDPLDHATAAELARTVRGLAARGVDAGAVVCGKRAAYVERTDEAFLAEVRKYYVSHRVVEDVTAVDDEIIKVAVYDFGSAEHGAGPALAPFADSHQVVVSGEHWVDVMNRTANKGAALRGLQRELGITPAQTMVFGDYLNDLEMLDAADWSFAMANAHPDVISRARHLAPSNNDHGVIRTVTRILGIEL from the coding sequence ATGTCAGCGACGCCCGCGCCCCTCCTCGACGTCCCCGGCGAGCCCTCGGGACCGGCCGACATCCGCCTGGTGGTGACCGACATGGACGGCACCCTGCTGGACGACGACAAGCGGCCGCCCGCCGCCCTGCGGCCCCTGCTCGCCGAACTCCGGCGCCGGGGCGTGCTGTTCAGCCCCGCGAGCGGCCGCCAGTACGCCACCCTGGCCGAGGAGTTCGCCGACGTCGCCGAGGGCATGGTGTTCATCGCGGAGAACGGCACCTATGTCGTCCGCGACGGCGTCGAACTCAGCTCCGACCCGCTGGACCACGCGACCGCCGCCGAGCTGGCCCGCACGGTACGGGGGCTCGCCGCGCGGGGCGTGGACGCGGGCGCCGTGGTCTGCGGCAAGCGGGCCGCGTACGTGGAGCGAACCGACGAGGCGTTCCTCGCGGAGGTCCGCAAGTACTACGTCTCGCACCGCGTGGTCGAGGACGTGACCGCCGTGGACGACGAGATCATCAAGGTCGCCGTCTACGACTTCGGCTCCGCCGAACACGGCGCCGGTCCCGCCCTCGCGCCCTTCGCCGACAGCCACCAGGTCGTGGTGTCCGGCGAGCACTGGGTCGACGTCATGAACCGCACCGCCAACAAGGGCGCCGCCCTGCGCGGCCTCCAGCGCGAGCTGGGCATCACCCCGGCCCAGACCATGGTCTTCGGCGACTACCTCAACGACCTGGAGATGCTGGACGCCGCCGACTGGTCCTTCGCCATGGCCAACGCCCACCCGGACGTCATCAGCCGCGCCCGGCACCTGGCCCCGTCCAACAACGACCACGGGGTGATCCGGACGGTCACGCGGATACTCGGCATAGAGCTCTAG
- a CDS encoding thiolase family protein: MRPVHFAAARRTPIGKLRGALSAVRPDDLAAAVVRDLASGVPALDPARIDDVYWGAANQAGEDNRNIARMAVLLAGLPDSVPGATVNRLCASGLEAVTTAARTIAAGEADIVIAGGSESMSRAPFVLPRPDEALPHRMETYDTRLGWRLTNPAMKDLHGVLAMGETAEEVAQKYGISRERQDEFALRSHQLAATARKNGHFDAELLPVQCPDGSTVDRDECVREDTSLEKLARLKPVFRQGGTVTAGNASPMNDGAAGLLLVSEDALEELGLESLGRYVAGASAGVHPDVMGIGPVPATRKALARVGWSIDDLQEAEFNEAFAAQALASVDQLGIDPGLVNPTGGAIALGHPLGCSGARILTTLLHRMRRTGAGRGLATMCVGVGQGSAVLVERP, translated from the coding sequence TTGCGTCCCGTCCACTTCGCGGCCGCCCGCCGCACGCCCATCGGCAAGCTGCGCGGCGCCCTGTCCGCCGTGCGGCCCGACGACCTCGCGGCGGCCGTCGTCCGCGACCTGGCGAGCGGCGTGCCCGCTCTCGACCCGGCCCGGATCGACGACGTGTACTGGGGCGCCGCCAACCAGGCGGGCGAGGACAACCGCAACATCGCCCGCATGGCCGTCCTGCTCGCCGGCCTCCCCGACTCCGTGCCCGGCGCCACCGTCAACCGGCTCTGCGCCTCCGGCCTGGAAGCCGTCACCACCGCCGCCCGCACCATCGCGGCCGGTGAGGCGGACATCGTGATCGCGGGCGGCTCGGAGTCCATGAGCCGCGCCCCCTTCGTGCTGCCCCGCCCCGACGAGGCCCTCCCGCACCGCATGGAGACCTACGACACCCGCCTCGGCTGGCGCCTCACCAACCCGGCCATGAAGGACCTGCACGGCGTCCTGGCCATGGGCGAGACCGCCGAGGAGGTCGCCCAGAAGTACGGCATCTCCCGTGAACGGCAGGACGAGTTCGCCCTGCGCAGCCACCAACTCGCCGCCACCGCACGGAAGAACGGCCACTTCGACGCCGAACTCCTCCCCGTCCAGTGCCCGGACGGCAGCACCGTCGACCGCGACGAATGCGTACGCGAGGACACCTCCCTGGAGAAACTCGCCCGCCTGAAGCCGGTGTTCCGCCAGGGCGGCACGGTCACCGCGGGCAACGCCTCTCCCATGAACGACGGCGCCGCCGGACTCCTCCTGGTCAGCGAGGACGCGCTCGAGGAACTCGGCCTCGAATCCCTCGGCCGGTATGTCGCCGGCGCCTCGGCGGGCGTCCACCCCGACGTGATGGGCATCGGCCCGGTCCCGGCCACCCGCAAGGCACTCGCCCGCGTCGGCTGGAGCATCGACGACCTCCAAGAGGCCGAGTTCAACGAGGCGTTCGCCGCGCAGGCGCTCGCCTCCGTCGACCAACTGGGCATCGACCCCGGCCTGGTGAACCCCACCGGCGGCGCCATCGCGCTGGGTCACCCCCTCGGCTGCTCCGGCGCCCGCATCCTCACCACCCTGCTGCACCGCATGCGCCGCACCGGCGCCGGGCGCGGCCTCGCCACCATGTGCGTCGGCGTCGGGCAGGGCAGCGCGGTCCTGGTGGAGCGCCCCTGA
- a CDS encoding sulfite exporter TauE/SafE family protein, with protein MNMMTLWHISGWEFAALALAALLVGFSKTAVSGANTVSLAVFAAVLPARASTGVLLPLLIAGDTFAVLTYRRHAHWPTLWRLFPAVAAGVVAGTLFLARVGDGIVRVSIGVILLMMTGITLWRRRQEATEDVSTRTGRATAGAYGVLGGFTTMVANAGGPVMSMYLLSAGFRKMGFLGTSAFFFLIVNVAKIPFSAALGLIDTDSLLLDAALLVFVVPGAFLGRWAVHKINQRLFDRIVIVATVVGAVELLLT; from the coding sequence ATGAACATGATGACGCTCTGGCACATATCCGGCTGGGAGTTCGCCGCCCTGGCCCTCGCCGCCCTCCTGGTCGGCTTCTCCAAGACCGCCGTCAGCGGGGCCAACACGGTCAGCCTCGCCGTCTTCGCGGCCGTCCTGCCCGCCCGCGCCTCCACCGGCGTGCTCCTGCCGCTCCTCATCGCGGGCGACACCTTCGCCGTGCTCACCTACCGGCGGCACGCCCACTGGCCCACCCTGTGGCGGCTGTTCCCCGCAGTGGCGGCCGGGGTGGTGGCGGGCACCCTGTTCCTCGCCCGCGTCGGCGACGGGATCGTACGGGTCTCCATCGGCGTGATCCTGCTGATGATGACCGGCATCACCCTGTGGCGACGGCGCCAGGAGGCGACGGAGGACGTCAGCACGCGCACCGGCCGGGCCACGGCGGGGGCGTACGGCGTGCTGGGCGGCTTCACCACCATGGTCGCCAACGCCGGCGGACCGGTGATGTCGATGTATCTCCTTTCCGCCGGCTTCCGGAAGATGGGCTTCCTCGGCACCTCCGCGTTCTTCTTCCTCATCGTCAACGTCGCCAAGATCCCCTTCAGCGCCGCGCTCGGCCTGATCGACACCGACTCGCTGCTGCTGGACGCCGCTCTGCTGGTCTTCGTCGTCCCCGGCGCGTTCCTCGGCCGGTGGGCCGTGCACAAGATCAACCAGCGGCTGTTCGACCGCATCGTCATCGTGGCGACCGTGGTCGGGGCGGTCGAACTCCTGCTGACCTGA